From a single Raphanus sativus cultivar WK10039 chromosome 3, ASM80110v3, whole genome shotgun sequence genomic region:
- the LOC108845156 gene encoding uncharacterized protein LOC108845156, with the protein MIRSANPDTVTRLQIDEFGRFMYVFLAFGASINGLPFMRKVVVVDGTFLNGKYKGTLLTALAQDGNFQIFPIAFAVVDTENDDSWHWFFTQLKHLIPDDKGLAIISDRHKSIGKAIRNVYPLASRGICMYHLYKNILGRYKGKDVFRLVKKAARYFRMPDFTAIYKEIEAINPELHGYLERADPRLWARVHFPGERYNLMTTNIAESMNRALSNARGVNIVRLLESIRVMMTRWFAERRDAAASQPTTYTLYRETTTSYNAFQGRVTTARLLTVQRINAHHTEVTYGESLHVVNLEGRKCTCRRFERERIPCSHAIAAAESRNVSRISLCSPYYTNAYLVCAYAQSVMPVDSAQPVPDNVVNLPCFPPSIRRQPGRPKKNRMKSALEVVLENKRHRKEHTCSRCRQSGHNVKTCPI; encoded by the exons ATGATAAGAAGTGCAAATCCGGATACAGTAACGCGTCTTCAAATCGATGAGTTTGGAAGATTCATGTATGTGTTCCTTGCGTTTGGTGCGAGCATTAATGGGCTTCCTTTCATGCGCAAAGTTGTTGTTGTCGACGGTACGTTTCTTAATGGCAAATACAAAGGGACGCTTCTAACCGCACTAGCTCAGGATGGCAACTTTCAGATTTTTCCAATAGCATTCGCTGTGGTCGACACAGAAAATGACGATTCGTGGCACTGGTTTTTTACGCAACTAAAACATTTGATACCAGACGACAAGGGTCTTGCGATAATCTCAGATAGGCATAAGTCGATTGGGAAGGCTATTCGAAATGTGTATCCGTTAGCTTCTCGGGGAATTTGCATGTACCATTTATATAAGAACATTTTGGGACGGTACAAAGGAAAAGATGTATTTCGTCTGGTGAAGAAAGCGGCGAGATATTTTAGGATGCCTGACTTTACTGCGATTTACAAGGAGATTGAAGCGATTAATCCTGAACTTCACGGCTACCTCGAAAGAGCAGATCCCCGATTGTGGGCGCGTGTTCATTTTCCGGGCGAAAGGTATAATTTGATGACTACGAACATTGCGGAATCAATGAACAGAGCATTGTCAAATGCTAGAGGTGTTAACATTGTTCGACTATTAGAATCGATACGGGTTATGATGACTAGATGGTTTGCTGAACGGAGAGATGCTGCTGCATCGCAACCAACCACTTACACGTTGTATAGAGAAACTACTACAT CCTATAATGCTTTTCAA GGTCGTGTTACTACTGCGAGACTCTTGACGGTACAAAGGATCAATGCTCATCACACTGAAGTTACATATGGTGAGTCTTTGCATGTTGTTAACTTGGAAGGGAGAAAGTGCACATGCAGGCGTTTCGAACGGGAGAGAATTCCATGTTCGCATGCAATCGCAGCTGCGGAATCCAGGAATGTTTCTCGTATATCCTTGTGCAGTCCTTACTATACCAACGCTTATTTGGTGTGCGCATACGCTCAATCAGTCATGCCGGTTGATTCAGCGCAACCAGTTCCAGATAACGTGGTTAACCTACCATGCTTTCCCCCGTCTATTCGTCGTCAGCCAGGAAGGcctaagaaaaatagaatgaaatCTGCTTTAGAGGTTGTACTTGAAAACAAACGTCATAGGAAAGAACACACATGTTCTCGTTGTAGACAGAGTGGTCATAATGTAAAAACTTGTCCGATTTAA
- the LOC108845159 gene encoding uncharacterized protein LOC108845159 — protein sequence MAISEDQARDYPPRLYAEGASKLENKVINHNMHMGEFPNAREALGVDVWDYLRESPLGIIVKQAERKSLRVEKNEFWSLVGDEPLRFSLNEFGEITGLNTDPVPTESFEPDQYKEFWKVLKVPLGQGPKLDELRVALEVCPAWSFDQRKWLGLLLLQAMGLYAMHHNSRIPFESAKRVFDDEAMMTYPWGRTAYEVLVDSIKRLDPQGKSYFINGLTNVLLVWAYESVTCFGERFGRVVDEQEVPLFRWGGKRTRTSLDTVIAEEIREHGEVRVRKMVMKNSLEEMFPQWPDESDDTRLVNLITDIYTGRFVRGFWVTPMKRKQTKAGGSSKAEPPIKKQKKVNIIVRMKLLWRGRVLARRKLRKILGTRMYC from the exons ATGGCTATTTCTGAAGATCAAGCACGGGATTATCCTCCACGACTTTACGCTGAAGGGGCTTCTAAACTAGAAAATAAAGTGATTAATCACAATATGCATATGGGAGAGTTCCCTAACGCCAGAGAAGCATTAGGAGTGGATGTGTGGGATTACCTGAGGGAGAGTCCTCTTGGAATTATTGTTAAGCAAGCTGAACGCAAGAGC CTTCGAGTAGAGAAGAATGAGTTTTGGAGTCTAGTTGGCGATGAACCTCTCAGATTTAGTTTAAACGAATTTGGTGAGATAACTGGGTTAAACACAGATCCAGTGCCAACAGAAAGTTTTGAACCTGACCAATACAAAGAGTTTTGGAAGGTGTTGAAGGTGCCGCTTGGGCAAGGACCAAAGTTAGATGAACTGAGGGTAGCATTAGAGGTCTGTCCGGCGTGGAGTTTCGATCAGCGTAAATGGCTAGGGCTGTTACTTCTTCAAGCCATGGGACTTTATGCTATGCATCATAATTCTAGGATACCATTTGAAAGTGCAAAAAGAGTATTCGACGATGAAGCCATGATGACATATCCATGGGGTCGGACTGCATATGAAGTTCTTGTTGACTCTATTAAGAGGTTGGATCCACAAGGAAAGTCATACTTCATAAACGGTCTGACGAACGTGTTATTGGTTTGGGCATATGAGTCTGTCACTTGTTTTGGAGAGCGTTTTGGGAGAGTGGTCGATGAGCAAGAAGTTCCTCTTTTCCGATGGGGTGGAAAGCGTACACGTACAAGTTTAGATACTGTCATAGCTGAGGAGATTAGAGAACATGGCGAG GTGCGCGTGAGAAAAATGGTTATGAAGAACTCCTTAGAAGAGATGTTTCCTCAGTGGCCGGATGAATCAGATGACACGCGACTTGTGAACTTGATAACCGACATATATACAGGTCGGTTTGTTAGAGGTTTCTGGGTAACACCGATGAAACGCAAACAAACAAAGGCTGGTGGTTCGTCAAAGGCTGAACCACCCATTAAGAAGCAGAAGAAAGTGAACATCATTGTGAGGATGAAGTTGCTGTGGAGGGGAAGGGTGCTCGCGAGAAGGAAACTACGGAAGATATTGGGAACAAGAATGTATTGTTGA
- the LOC108845158 gene encoding uncharacterized protein LOC108845158, whose product MHSLEKISSKIDNYDNRFDIVDERFNKFEERLTRHESRDSNIADLVRITVEEYLSKVPEQQSLSLPPPPPPPPQQSVTSPAKASPAKAFRTVAQSSDVDFVTVSPSKDPAVGRGCRVKLKVRGDEVKEKDDKEAELATKEAELKKKAKDDKEADLAKKAAKSKKDPKKLAAALKRQEAAEKKARLVEERKEAAELKKKAKAQEAPKRKTRGGVITVTVPQPKPKPIQSDSDFADITDQYIAAQDEVLPESDVEEEDRIRSARIKEYREKNVQLSPTGRGRALFAENAPSPPVFPHIGDSGTTSTHEGEFYRNIITERPWPEKEYGWLFDDHISAFLRVLTKRSMQDPSPYWSKRIAFIDLWFLSTWVHDYTQFKINPSQMKFKDNGYEELINGRMPLDCPTNLKWYEDVDHLYGVLQTGGDHWVAFHVDLLKEKIDCYDPIIGQVTPESEKKIVDAFKPLTQMLPAMLNENIPPTFRKPRKTQFAFRRRKGKYIPQNNQIGDCGVYALKFVECLALGVTFDGINESNIQGIRVKMAADILDEKRNDMYEQFK is encoded by the exons ATGCATTCTTTGGAGAAAATTTCTTCAAAAATAGACAACTACGATAATAGATTCGATATCGTCGATGAGAGATTCAACAAATTTGAAGAGCGATTAACCAGACACGAGTCTAGAGATTCCAACATTGCTGATTTAGTCAGAATTACAGTGGAGGAGTACTTATCTAAAGTTCCCGAACAACAATCTTTATCGTTgccaccaccgccaccaccaccaccgcagCAATCTGTCACTAGTCCTGCTAAGGCCTCTCCTGCTAAGGCCTTCAGAACAGTAGCCCAGTCAAGTGATGTTGATTTTGTTACTGTTTCTCCTTCTAAAGACCCAGCCGTAGGACGCGGATGCAGGGTAAAGTTAAAGGTAAGAGGAGATGAGGTTAAAGAGAAGGACGATAAGGAGGCTGAGTTAGCAACGAAGGAGGCTGAGTTAAAGAAGAAAGCGAAGGACGATAAGGAGGCTGACTTAGCAAAGAAGGCGGCTAAGTCAAAGAAGGATCCTAAGAAACTGGCGGCTGCGTTAAAGAGACAAGAGGCGGCTGAGAAGAAGGCACGGCTGGTTGAGGAAAGGAAAGAGGCGGCTGAGTTAAAGAAGAAAGCGAAGGCGCAAGAGGccccaaaaagaaaaacgcGTGGCGGTGTAATAACAGTAACTGTACCTCAGCCGAAACCGAAACCGATTCAATCCGATAGTGATTTTGCGGATATTACTGACCAATATATCGCAGCACAAGACGAAGTACTTCCGGAGTCTGATGTGGAGGAAGAGGATAGAATCAGATCTGCAAGAATTAAGGAATATCGGGAGAAAAATGTTCAGTTATCTCCAACTGGCCGTGGCCGTGCATTGTTCGCTGAAAATGCTCCTTCACCACCAGTTTTTCCTCACATTGGAGACAGTGGAACGACAT CAACACATGAGGGTGAGTTCTACAGGAACATCATCACTGAAAGACCGTGGCCAGAGAAAGAATATGGATGGCTGTTTGATGAT CATATTAGTGCGTTTCTGCGAGTCCTCACCAAAAGGTCCATGCAAGATCCCAGCCCATATTGGTCCAAGCGCATTGCATTTATTGACCTCTGGTTCCTCAGTACATGGGTTCACGATTACACGCAGTTCAAGATAAATCCGTCGCAGATGAAATTCAAAGATAATGGCTATGAAGAGTTAATAAACGGCAGGATGCCCCTGGACTGTCCTACAAACTTGAAGTGGTATGAGGATGTGGATCATCTGTACGGAGTGCTTCAAACTGGTGGCGATCATTGGGTGGCTTTTCACGTAGATCTGCTTAAGGAGAAGATTGATTGCTATGATCCAATCATTGGACAGGTAACACCCGAAAGTGAAAAGAAGATTGTAGATGCATTTAAGCCTCTTACGCAAATGCTACCTGCGATGTTGAACGAGAATATTCCTCCCACATTCCGAAAACCCAGAAAGACGCAGTTTGCGTTCCGAAGGAGGAAAGGCAAATACATTCCACAAAACAACCAGATTGGCGATTGTGGAGTGTATGCATTGAAGTTTGTGGAATGCTTAGCGCTTGGCGTGACTTTTGATGGGATAAATGAAAGTAATATTCAAGGTATACGGGTGAAGATGGCAGCAGATATCCTCGATGAGAAAAGAAATGACATGTATGAACAATTTAAGTAG
- the LOC130509969 gene encoding uncharacterized protein LOC130509969 — MDNKLSTGNLQDFGFVNGFQTHFGYDNLVTVDPIGRSGGLALFYNNEYQVKVLYSSNRMINVEAVIKGKIVFLTFVYGDPIPKLREQVWKRLTRYGLARSDPWFIIGDLNEITGNHEKEGGSLRSADSFVPFNNMIRNCGLLEFPARGNKMSWQGRRGKGKGAMTIRCRLDRALANEDWHTLFPVSFTEYLGMVGSDHRPVVAFLDDKIQRRRGQFRFDKRWIGQDGLMESIAMGWKEDDGDGRVDIVTKISNCRHEVAKWRKNNPPYGKEKIADLQKALESVQTDDSRSQEEILEVSKKLQDAYKDEEDYWQQKSRNTWNTAGDRSTKFYHALTKQRRVRNRIVGLYDEGGNWITEEQGIEKVAVDYFEDLFTTTSPSEFEEFLGEITPSITHQTNQMLIKLATEEEVRQALFMMHPKKAPGPDGMTALFFQHSWHIIKKDLVEMRLKVCLPKLISETQSAFVAGRLISDNILIAQEMFHGLRTNKACQVQYQVLLNGQPRGLIVPHRGLRQGDPLSPYLFIMCTEALIANIKKAEREKQLTGMKVARACPSISHLLFADDSLFFCKAQKEECQTILRILKEYEAVSGQQINFQKSSIQFGHKIEEACRQELRDILGIQNLGGMGSYLGLPENIGRSKVQVFGFIQERLNSRVNGWTFKFLLKGERRLPKQTVQKLTSAVAHFWWSPGGSTKGMHWKSWDKLVLSKEEGGLGFKDLTYFNTAMLGKQLWRLIERPNTLFSRVFKERYFRNASPLEPIRSYSPSYGWRSIVSARSLALRTLVDPQDVKIIESIPLSRNHMGDRDGWHFTNNGKYTVKSGYQVERVYPDKEKPLTLFGPTVDVLKAYCWKIGGNRINSMDCNTGYDYTTSSTTDNRLLVVIPNQDMRDGVLLMAHGKTKTKPHDKVGIVL, encoded by the exons ATGGACAATAAGCTATCTACGGGAAATTTG CAAGACTTTGGATTTGTGAATGGGTTTCAAACACATTTTGGTTATGATAACTTGGTAACTGTGGACCCGATTGGTAGAAGTGGTGGCTTAGCGCTCTTTTATAATAATGAGTATCAAGTTAAGGTTCTATATTCTAGTAACCGGATGATCAATGTGGAAGCAGTGATAAAAGGCAAGATAGTTTTCTTAACTTTCGTATATGGAGATCCCATACCTAAGTTACGAGAACAAGTTTGGAAACGCTTGACTAGATACGGGTTGGCACGAAGTGACCCTTGGTTTATTATTGGAGATCTGAATGAGATCACTGGTAATCATGAAAAAGAAGGAGGTTCTTTACGTAGTGCAGATTCTTTTGTTCCGTTCAACAATATGATACGGAATTGTGGTTTATTGGAATTCCCTGCGAGGGGTAATAAAATGTCTTGGCAAGGAAGAAGAGGCAAAGGAAAAGGGGCAATGACAATTCGATGTAGGTTGGATCGGGCTTTAGCGAATGAAGACTGGCATACGCTCTTTCCAGTTTCTTTCACAGAATATTTAGGGATGGTCGGTTCAGATCACCGTCCAGTGGTGGCCTTTCTAGATGACAAAATTCAAAGAAGGAGGGGACAATTTCGGTTTGATAAAAGATGGATAGGGCAAGATGGACTTATGGAATCTATAGCCATGGGATGGAAGGAAGATGATGGAGATGGTAGAGTGGATATTGTTACAAAAATTAGTAATTGTCGACACGAGGTGGCTAAATGGCGGAAGAACAACCCGCCTTATGGAAAGGAAAAGATAGCAGATCTTCAAAAGGCCTTGGAGAGTGTTCAAACTGATGATAGTAGGTCCCAAGAAGAGATATTGGAGGTATCGAAAAAACTGCAGGATGCATACAAGGACGAGGAAGACTATTGGCAACAGAAAAGTAGGAATACATGGAACACAGCCGGAGATCGTAGTACTAAATTCTATCATGCCTTAACCAAGCAACGGCGTGTCCGGAATAGGATTGTAGGTCTTTATGATGAAGGGGGCAATTGGATTACAGAGGAACAAGGTATTGAAAAGGTCGCTGTAGACTATTTTGAGGATTTATTCACTACTACATCCCCATCAGAATTTGAAGAATTTCTTGGGGAGATCACGCCAAGCATAACTCATCAGACGAATCAAATGTTGATAAAGTTGGCGACGGAGGAGGAGGTAAGACAAGCTCTGTTCATGATGCACCCTAAAAAGGCACCGGGTCCAGATGGAATGACGGCTCTATTCTTTCAACACTCTTGGCATATCATTAAGAAAGACTTGGTGGAAatg AGGTTGAAGGTTTGTCTCCCAAAACTTATATCGGAGACACAGTCGGCTTTTGTGGCAGGAAGGCTAATATCGGATAATATACTCATCGCTCAGGAAATGTTTCATGGCCTGAGGACTAATAAAGCATGCCAAG TGCAGTATCAGGTATTATTAAATGGCCAACCTCGAGGCCTAATTGTTCCCCACAGAGGGTTACGGCAAGGGGACCCGTTATCGCCTTATTTATTCATTATGTGTACTGAAGCTTTGATTGCTAATATAAAGAAGGCTGAGAGGGAGAAACAACTAACGGGAATGAAGGTGGCTCGGGCATGTCCATCCATTTCTCATTTGCTTTTTGCCGATGATAGTcttttcttctgtaaggcgCAAAAAGAGGAGTGTCAAACTATTCTTAGGATTCTAAAGGAATACGAAGCGGTTTCAGGGCAACaaataaatttccaaaaatcTTCGATCCAATTTGGACATAAAATTGAGGAAGCATGCAGACAGGAGTTACGAGATATTTTGGGAATCCAGAACCTAGGAGGTATGGGATCTTATTTAGGATTACCAGAGAATATTGGGAGGTCTAAAGTTCAAGTCTTTGGATTCATTCAGGAGAGACTGAATAGTAGAGTAAATGGTTGGACATTCAAGTTTTTACTAAAGGGGGAAAGGAG GTTACCAAAACAGACTGTGCAGAAACTAACAAGTGCAGTTGCGCATTTTTGGTGGAGTCCGGGAGGAAGTACTAAAGGCATGCATTGGAAATCTTGGGACAAGCTAGTATTAAGTAAGGAGGAAGGAGGTTTGGGGTTCAAAGATCTGACATATTTCAATACTGCGATGCTTGGTAAACAGCTTTGGCGATTAATAGAGAGACCTAACACTTTATTTTCACGGGTCTTCAAAGAACGGTACttcaggaatgcttcacccctggaaccgaTTCGCTCATACTCTCCGTCGTATGGCTGGAGGAGTATTgtttcagctagatctctg GCACTTCGGACTCTAGTGGACCCTCAGGATGTCAAAATTATTGAAAGTATACCTCTGAGTAGAAATCATATGGGGGATAGGGATGGATGGCATTTTACAAATAATGGAAAATACACGGTGAAATCAGGATATCAAGTGGAGAGAGTTTATCCAGATAAGGAGAAACCATTGACACTGTTCGGTCCTACGGTTGATGTTCTGAAAGCATATTGCTGGAAG ATTGGCGGAAACAGAATCAACTCTATGGATTGCAACACAGGATACGACTACACAACGTCAAGTACAACAGACAACAGGTTGCTAGTAGTAATACCGAATCAAGACATGAGAGATGGTGTTTTACTGATGGCTCATGGAAAGACAAAGACAAAGCCTCATGACAAGGTTGGTATAGTACTTTAG
- the LOC108846120 gene encoding ribosomal RNA small subunit methyltransferase: MAGGKIRKEKPRATSNHYQGGISFHKSKGQHILKNPLLVDSIVQKAGIKSTDVILEIGPGTGNLTKKLLEAGKEVIAVELDSRMVLELQRRFQGTPYSNRLKVIQGDVLKTELPRFDICVANIPYQISSPLTFKLLFHPTSFRCAVIMYQREFAMRLVAQPGDNLYCRLSVNTQLYARVSHLLKVGKNNFRPPPKVDSSVVRIEPRKPQPQVNKKEWDGFLRVCFIRKNKTLGSIFRQKSVLLMLEKNFKTLQAVLASLNGSNGEAAGMDLGDQSMGMEDDDHEMDGDDDDDVEMDEGQGGEFKEKVMNVLKEGGFEEKRSSKLSQQEFLYLLSLFNKSGIHFS; encoded by the exons ATGGCTGGAGGGAAGATAAGGAAGGAGAAGCCAAGGGCAACGTCAAACCATTACCAAGGAGGAATCTCCTTCCACAAATCGAAAGGACAGCACATCCTCAAGAACCCTCTCCTCGTTGACTCAATCGTTCAGAAAGCAGGTATCAAGAGCACCGATGTGATCCTCGAGATCGGTCCAGGTACTGGTAACTTGACCAAGAAGCTTCTAGAAGCTGGTAAAGAAGTCATCGCTGTCGAACTCGATTCTCGTATGGTTCTCGAGCTTCAGCGCCGTTTCCAAGGAACTCCTTATTCTAACCGCTTGAAG gtaatCCAAGGTGATGTGTTAAAGACGGAGCTTCCTCGGTTTGACATATGCGTGGCCAACATTCCGTATCAGATATCATCTCCTCTAACGTTCAAGCTTCTCTTCCACCCAACTAGCTTCAGGTGCGCTGTGATCATGTACCAGAGAGAGTTCGCCATGAGACTCGTTGCTCAACCTGGAGACAACCTTTACTGTCGTCTATCAGTCAACACTCAGCTCTATGCCAGAGTCTCCCACCTCCTCAAAGTCGGCAAGAACAACTTCCGACCACCTCCGAAGGTGGATTCTTCTGTTGTTAGGATCGAACCGAGGAAGCCACAGCCTCAGGTGAACAAGAAGGAGTGGGATGGTTTCTTGAGAGTCTGTTTCATCAGAAAGAACAAAACTTTGGGATCCATTTTCAGGCAAAAGTCTGTGCTTTTGATGCTGGAGAAGAACTTCAAGACTCTTCAGGCGGTACTAGCTTCGTTGAATGGCTCGAACGGAGAAGCTGCGGGCATGGATCTTGGTGACCAGAGCATGGGAATGGAAGATGATGATCACGAAAtggatggtgatgatgatgatgatgtggaGATGGATGAAGGGCAAGGAGGAGAGTTTAAGGAGAAGGTTATGAATGTGTTGAAAGAAGGTGGGTTCGAGGAGAAGAGGTCGTCGAAGCTATCACAACAAGAGTTTTTGTATCTTCTCTCGTTATTCAACAAGTCGGGTATTCACTTCTCATAG